gaaactgcgatcaggactttgcaaaggagcatttattgtcatgacccgaaatagtgttacctctaatttatctagatttgtacgggtgttccacttgtttttgtgtgttttctaatcactacggtgtataaatacagacgtccactgcgtaaacgcatattcactgtttgatatgatttgttacgtaaaggattaataatcacccaaaatgataaaattaacacagtatatgattatgatatttcaggagaacttctggaaacagaaactcaaagataaaaactcgcagtagcgaaatcccattGATGtggataatttctgtaaaaaagtaagattaagaatgtctcgtaacttcagccacaggaataacgaaattcgacctgcaaaggaaacacttcagttactccaaatgaataaaaaggttgtacttagcttgcttttgtgggaagtcacggtgttccgataacgatgtgcccttgcggatgacctggtttggcttgagtttcccccgtgcgcgttgtttggaaaAAAATGATTCGGGCTTCCAGTCCTTGGACGATCCGATTGCTGCAGACGTTCGGTTTCGGTTTTTTcccttgaagtgccggaaacgcacAATAATGCGGAtgtttttttcttgaatgattctaatgagagacgaagcttgcgttgccgtaggaaaaagacacgtcgggtttgtttcttgaagttatttactactgaaattgctcactaaacgatgatgataagttgcttgaagaatctcttgctttcgtcgtcgttgacttctgatgatacattattcgttattcttcggaagacgttgaagagttctcgttgtttctgaagtcgctcactaaatgatgatactaagttgcttgaagaatctgttgctttcgtcgtcgttgacttctgatgatacattattcattattctggtttgccttcggaagacgttgtagagttcttctattagtctgccaccaatattaggactgttaccttgtataataaggcgccctatgaggtaatgttagacttgcggtaatcttacgctaagtcggttggtaatACACTTCCATAcacattggagtgtcttggggtttgtagatcacttacaaagtcggtattatcttctgtggttatgacgacgatgcgttaaactcatgatgattcggcaatgatgtgaggttctagtagaaaccacgaagtataaaaaaatacttatattctctgagattacatggtgaagatcaggtaggattgtacaggtcttctaatgacgatggcttgatcgcttctgccaatgatgatggctaatttctGTTTCTGTTCTGTCCTACCATCtccggttacaagtcataaaggaaagcaggacagtagctcgaacatatgaacatacatacaaaatgagacacactacagatcacgtaggccgtttgaattataggtcgcggtagttgtctcaagcagggagcttggactaatgtttcaaaacaaatgaatgaccacaggtgacagcatgtcaacttagcctacatactttatcgtctctggtctgatcacattcctgcaagcaatctggttgacctctttagttttagtcttttatatatatggaataacattccatatttttattatgtaatcacttacatatatacatatacatatacatatattgcatagATCAAATGATAACATACACACGCGCCACGCACAggtacacacacgtgtgtgtactTCTTGTGTGTATGTTAACTATATTTCTCGTCTATGAAAAAGAAGTGTAAATTttgaatgcaagaaaaaaaacttgaataaagcTAAGCGATCTTTATTAGGGTTCTAATTACATCCCTTATTTTAACAGCTGACGTCATACTTTGAGCTAAGGAAAGTCACAAAACGATTGATAAGAATGAACGAAAACGGCAATTCTCTTCTGATgtgagttacaaaaaaaaaaaaaagaaaaaaaaaataactgatttaAACAGGAAGAAGAATATTCACTGCCACTCAGACTTCTAAAGCAATGCTAATCTGTTATCCTTTATCTGTCTATGAATCTTGTATGGAAGTGGAAGCCTTTCAAAACTAACATTATAGTCTTAGTAAAAAGGCTGGAATTacaatgttgtctttttctttgtcCGTCTGTTAAGAGTTTTACCTATATCAACTAGTGAATGAATGTTCACATCTTTGCTTAGTAATGGTGCCCTGCCTACTGGGTCAATATCAATACCCTTCGCTGGAACATTAACTACATGGCCAAATATCTAATTCAAACATCTAATTCAAATGTTGGATAATAAGTTCATGGCCAAACATCTAATTCAAATGTTGGATCAATAACTTCATGGCCGAACATCTAATTCAAACATCGGATTCAAGTGCTGGATAGTAACTTCATAGCCAAACATTTAGTTCAAACTTCTGACTCAAATGCTGGATCAATAACTAAATGGCCAAACATCTCATTCAAACATCTAATTCAAATGCTGGCTCAATAACTACATGGCCAAACATCTAATTCAAACATCTAATTCAAACTAGATTAATAACTGCATGGCCTAACATCTAATGCAAATGCTGGCAGGAAACACCGGCGATGCAGAATTCCCAGAATCCTGGTGTTTGCTTTTTACCGGCaatggattcttttttttttcattaattccggttcgtttgagagagagagagagagagagagagagagagagagagagagagagagagagggtgggggaaaGCATAGTTTACGTGGAATGCAAAATTGAATTCTTAATTAGCTTGAATCTGAAGCTAAACAGTTTCTATAATGTGGATGCTTAAGAAGTTCCTAATcgccacgtctctctctctttctctctctgcgatTATGCACTTCGCAGTTACACAAGGACGTGCAGAGGGGGGTTGCTAGGGGTGCCCAAGCACCTGCCCCTTTTGCTACTGTATTAAAAGTGCCCTTTTGAGAGGGATGTATTATAGGCCCGCCGCCTATGCCGCCTATctgtgtcaataataataataataataataataataataataataataataataataataataataataataataataataaacaggagcTTGTAGAAATGGGTATTATATCTTGGCAACACTGGGTCACCCACTGTCTGGTAACACTGGGGCCAAGGCAAGCTCAGCTGAGCTAGACTGACAACAGGCCAGGTAAGCTTTCCTAGTTATTTTAACTGGTATTTCCTCTGCATTAAGGCTTTGACTCCTTTTTTAGCTATAAAAAGTGTAATAacgaaaagagggagagagacagtggACCAAGTGAGTCGAGTAAAGATCTTTTCCATCCTCATAGATGAAACAGCTGATGTATCACATACAGAACAAGTCTCTTTTGTTGTGAGATATGTACATGActtcaaaataaaagaacattTCATACAAGTATTCAATGTGCAATCAACAACTGGTGAAGCACTGGAGAAAGAAGTGATCTCTATGCTTAATACAAATAACCTGAACATAGATGATATGCGTGGACAAGGATATGATGGGGCAGCAAATATGAGTGGAATATACAATGGATTACAGTCCAGACTCCAAAGACAGAACCCAAAGGCGCTCTATGTACACTGCCATGCACACAGCCTAAATCTAGTATTAGTCGAAAGTGCAAAATCAAGTACTCagtttgtaactttttttcagTTTGGTGGAGAAACTGTATGCTTTTATTGCTAACTCATCAAAACGGCATGCTGCTTTCATGGAGATCCAGAAAGCAATGTATCCAGAAGACCGCCTACTTGAACTTAAGAAGCTATCAGACACAAGATGGGCTTGCAGAGAGTCAGCTCTAAGAACCATCAGGAAGGTCATCCCAGCTCTGAAGCAATTTTTAGAAGAGATAGTACAAAAACATCCTCCTGATGCATCAGCAGGGGATGCCTCAATATTGCTGCAAAGTATTAACTTTAAATTTCTTGTTTATCTTGAGATTGCCACCCCAGTTTTTCAAGAAACTGCCTATGCCTCTAATGCCCTATAACAGAAAGACTTTGATTTGGCTACCTCCTACAGAATTGTGGATGGAGTGCTACAAAGTTTGAGAGAATTAAGAAACGATGAGAAGTTTCTGGAGATTTTTACAAATGTTAAAGAGAGAGCTGAATCCATGGCCATCGACCTCCCCTCTGGGATGCCTGGACAaggtagaagaagaaaaatgcctGAAAGATACAAGTATAGTGCTACATCTGCTACTGAGGACCAGCAATATCAGTCCTTGGATGAGTACTACCGTGTGAgagtattttatgtgtttttagatACAATATCACAAGAGCTACAAAGAAGATTTAAAGGTGGAGACAACACAACATGGGGTATCCTAAATGCCTTTCATTGTATGACAGTCCAAGataactggaaagaacctgtgaatgAAGAGGCATTCAAGTcattgcaaaaattatgccagTTTTATGAGTTAGAAGAAGTAGACAAGCTACGGTTGGAATTAAAGATCTtctattcctcatttccttgCCTGCCACAGAACACTGCAGCTACAATGCTCAACctgatgaaagaaaacaatgtccagGAGATATTGCCACTTATGCTTGAACTCTTAACAATTTATGCCACTCTACCCGTCATAACTGCAACAGTGGAAAGGACCTTCTCCAAACTCAAGCTGGTGAAGACAAAGCTAAGCTGCCTGTCCAGTGAGGAGAGGTTAGAATCTGATCTTTTGTTGCTAGCAGTTGAAAAGGATATCACAATCAACAACAGTGAAGTTATCagcatattcaaagaaatggcacacagaagggttttcttataaatataaaatgataatgtcTGATTATTAGCCAAGTGTATTGATCATACTGATTGATTTTCTTGCAGTcatttatgtaaaagtaatatataaaaattttcttttgttaaatttcctagTTCTACTGATAGTCAGTACTGAagattttatgttcatataaaacattAGCCCACTGGTACCTATGATATCAGTCATGTTTATCTCTTTCATGAATTATTAATGGCTagattaaataaatttgaaagaatattgagccggtatatatttagcctcattcatttctatatttttgccctttttttcactTGAGCACCTGCCCTGAAAAAGTTCTCTGCACGTCCCTGTGCGCAGTAAAAGGCTCTACCACCTACTTGAATTATACAATTATGCAACAGTTGCATTATGATACGCAGGTAGCCTGgggtaaacaaaaataattagaatTGTTTTCGAGGGTTATAAAAATTTAACTTAGCACATATTCAGACAATCAACGTCTCAGCCTATTATTTTTTGACAGATACATTTTCGATTGTTTGTTATACAAAATGATCTTATAGGCAGTGTCATTAGAGCAAGGCAGTGTTTTATAACattatcttatttttgtttatgcattTTGATATTCGCATAAGGACTTGCCGGATTTGGAAATATGAGTCCAGTGAGGGGGTTTCTAGGTAGGAAGACATTTATTTGACATAAACAGATTCATTCACTTCAAATAATGGTTACTCCACttggaatgtataaaaatgatcagTCGATTTGCCGCCAACTTTGTACCTTCGCTTCTATGCCATAAAACACGCCAGCGACTTTATTGAGAAATATAATACTTTAAAAATTCCATTACATAGTATGAAAGTTCTTGGTCAGAACGCGAAACCATTATTTCACAAAGGTTGTCATAAACGAGGTCCCGAAATTCCTTCGTGATTAATTGACTTTTTAGGTAAGTCAATTAAGTTAATTGAGCTCTATGGAATTAAGAAGTGACTCCCTTTCAATGGGAAATTTTTACAGTGGAATATTCGTTTGCAGCCTGAGTAGCCCActactcccctcccccttccatccCCTGGAACCACTAGCTGCCCTCCCCTTGGAACCGATCCGTATAAGGAAGAGTTTGGAAGCCAAATTCTGACTCTTACGAATTCTAAAGACGTAATTTGGGCATCGATATTTTCCATGACCTTTTCACGCTGTGGGATGGTAGCTGGGAGATTTGACCTCTGTTGTATCATATTCCGTCCGCTAGTTCGTAGTACATTATTCAAAACCTGGacggaaagaagtggaagacgAGACATTAGTGTATCATTAGCAATAAGTGAAAAAGCAACATTAAGTTTCACCGTGTATAGGAAACCATCATTCCTCACCTCTCATGACATAACAGCAAATACTGGGGTAGATTGCAATCTTTTTCTTGGAAGACGAAGAGGCTGTTCTCGAGCTTACTTCGACAAGGAATTCGACAtcgtcttagaaaaaaaaaaaaaaaaaaaaaagcgagctaCACTACCCTATGTCTTTTAGATTTTATTGATATGCCCAATAAGATATATTTTCCAGGTCACATGAATAGCAACGAAATAGGATTTACAAGCGACGTAGAACTCTGATGAATATAGGGgactaaaaatgtaaattaagaaCAGTGAACATGAAAATCCATCGTCTTTTGATTATCCAAGTGCGAGAGGGAATGCTCTCATTAGTGGCTCtcagaataacaaataaaaatgcaatcgagttttctgtacagcctatgatgctatatgaaactctcagccacggcgcAGGATAATCTCAGCCGCGTCCCTCGAAACTATCAGccccggcccggtggtggcctgtgtatGTATATGGCACTTAGAGCGGTGCCATATGCACGATCCTAAGTGCCATATGCACGAATCATGGCTAACaataaccttaaatagaataaaataataaaaaactacggAGGTTAGAgggttacaatttggtatgtttgatgattggagagtgaatAATCaatttaccaatttgcagccctctagcctcagtggatttTAGGATCTGAGGACGGACCCAAAAAGCGCGGAAGGACAAACAAATGGCCACCTCAAaactttcttttgcagaaaactaaaaatgaaattgcGTTTACGAAGCACCATGTGCAGAAATTTAAAATCTCATGTTTAACAAACTTAAATAGCACGACACAAAATATCTGTAAACGTAACTATAGCCAAAAATATCTGGGCGTTTTCGATCACTTCCGAGATTTAGGGCACTTCATTAACTTCATTGTAAAAGAGCCATCCTAACTATTTAAAAGTGCCTGCCTATTgaaaataaaggaaggaaggaaggaaggaatgaatatagaatttaagccaaaggcaaagcgctgggatctatggggtcattcagcactgaaagggaaattggcagtaggaaggtttgaaaggtgtaacaggaggaaaacctcaaagcagttgcactttgaatcaattgttagaagagggtggaaagtcagatggaagaaagagactatgaacggaggtacaagaaAGGGGATTGCAGAGAACGAAGGGattctgcaagaaaaaaaaaagaatcacacacacatatatatatatagtgtttctgTAAAGACTCTACTTATCTCCCACAGAGTTGAAGGCCAACGTATATTCGCCGAAATTTAGtggtttatacaaatatatttgtttgttttatgaccCATTTTAGGAAACTTATTAAACTTAGATTACAATCACCTGAAATACAAATACTGATGTACAAAGTCTCGcacaaaactatacaaatatACTAAAAGCTTCTAATGCAAACGGGCAGACATATATTTGCACCCATATGTTAACGCATTTCTGGATGCATAAGCGTGCGTACTATTTTCTCTGCTCCTTCCGGCCAGAGAGAAAGCAAAGCACAGACTGAAGCTTTAACCACTCGGAATTGCTAGAGAAAATAAAGCAGCATGTAACAGCATCGCTGCCACGTGAGACTAGATTTGAATAAAGAGAAAAGTTTCGGAAAAGAAGTAAAGGCGATGCATATTCATGGCGCAACTTTCGTAAACTAGATTATTGGCGCCAAACAACCACATCTGGAGCTACCGAACGCCAGAGGAAATAATGGGCAAATGGGAGTAAGTAACTagacatccccccctcccccttttttaaaatgattttataccATTCATATCTACAGCTTCAAAATCCTAATGTTACTTTATGTGaaaatttatccatttatttgtgCTTCTCTCCTGACCAATGAGAGTAAAACAGATTCGTTTAATCTTTCTgcaaaaagaaatacattttatgaCTGAGCATTGGCTgtttccattaaaaacaaacgCATTTTATCACAATTGGGGGAAAAGGTAACTCTTTGCTGGCTTAGCTTATTACCCAAAGAATAATGGCTTTGATCTCTTTGCAATTTGGCGATACAATTACACCGCAAATATTATACAATTAAAATTTTCCGCATTACTCGCTCTAACCGAATTGGGAATTCAATGTTGCAATAATCTGGACACTTATGTCCCGGTACACTAGTTGTGAAAATGTGATTTTAGTAAGTAAACATTACTCATTTGAAATGTTCACGAACACTCGGATATTATATGCataatgaatatcaaaatatgaCG
The sequence above is a segment of the Macrobrachium nipponense isolate FS-2020 chromosome 2, ASM1510439v2, whole genome shotgun sequence genome. Coding sequences within it:
- the LOC135220470 gene encoding uncharacterized protein LOC135220470; this translates as MSTKTSIVANYPWPSEEALCHQVNGSLVEKLYAFIANSSKRHAAFMEIQKAMYPEDRLLELKKLSDTRWACRESALRTIRKVIPALKQFLEEIKDFDLATSYRIVDGVLQSLRELRNDEKFLEIFTNVKERAESMAIDLPSGMPGQGRRRKMPERYKYSATSATEDQQYQSLDEYYRVRVFYVFLDTISQELQRRFKGGDNTTWGILNAFHCMTVQDNWKEPVNEEAFKSLQKLCQFYELEEVDKLRLELKIFYSSFPCLPQNTAATMLNLMKENNVQEILPLMLELLTIYATLPVITATVERTFSKLKLVKTKLSCLSSEERLESDLLLLAVEKDITINNSEVISIFKEMAHRRVFL